The following coding sequences lie in one Candidatus Poribacteria bacterium genomic window:
- a CDS encoding amidohydrolase produces the protein MLIDTQVHVGLLYDRYPPLTPKMLLDWMDANDIAMSAPLPLESPEAVSYYITSFEMIALAKEHPDRFLPFCVMDPRMSTSGAKEGPRNVIRRYVEMGAVGFGEVIPPLPIDHPLQMDVFAACDEFRLPVVLHMDSQYCTDNPNLDGLERVLRAFPSSVFIGHGPGFWAPISGDVTEAQMGAYPKGPVRSGGAVERLMTTYANLWADLSAGSGHNAIARDWEHGKGFLERHHRKLLFATDYLYPGQPIPHFEMLAEAGVSTAARERIESANARELFRF, from the coding sequence ATGCTGATCGACACGCAGGTGCACGTGGGGTTGCTCTACGACCGCTATCCGCCCCTGACGCCGAAGATGCTCCTCGACTGGATGGACGCCAACGACATCGCCATGTCCGCGCCGTTGCCGCTGGAGAGCCCCGAAGCCGTCAGCTACTACATCACGTCCTTCGAGATGATCGCGCTGGCGAAGGAGCACCCCGACCGGTTCCTGCCCTTCTGCGTCATGGACCCGCGCATGTCCACCAGCGGCGCGAAGGAGGGTCCGCGCAACGTCATCCGCCGGTACGTCGAGATGGGAGCCGTCGGGTTCGGCGAGGTCATCCCGCCACTGCCCATCGACCATCCGCTGCAGATGGACGTGTTCGCAGCGTGTGACGAGTTCCGCCTGCCCGTCGTCCTGCACATGGACAGCCAGTACTGCACCGACAACCCGAACCTGGACGGGCTCGAACGCGTGCTTCGCGCGTTCCCGAGCTCGGTGTTCATTGGACACGGGCCCGGATTCTGGGCTCCCATCTCCGGCGATGTCACCGAGGCGCAGATGGGAGCCTACCCGAAGGGCCCCGTGAGGTCAGGCGGAGCCGTTGAGCGGCTCATGACCACCTATGCGAACCTGTGGGCGGACCTCTCAGCCGGTTCCGGTCACAACGCCATCGCCCGCGACTGGGAGCACGGCAAGGGGTTCCTCGAACGCCACCACCGGAAGCTGCTCTTCGCCACGGATTATCTCTATCCGGGACAGCCCATCCCGCACTTCGAGATGCTGGCGGAGGCTGGCGTGTCCACCGCCGCGCGGGAGCGCATCGAGTCGGCGAACGCCCGCGAGCTGTTCCGCTTCTGA
- a CDS encoding amidohydrolase, whose protein sequence is MIVDCHTHIWDFDKHLSPEFLGDSTRAKSGGVQMDFSLDDHYAAMRPVDHAFVFAFKSTTLGVHVPNEFVADYVSRDLRRLSGFACVDPTDPDCVGELEDAVRLPGMRGLKLAPIYQAFDPLGPEADAVFSAANRLGLPIILHQGTTFVTRGPLKWAHPVLLEEIALRYPNLKMVIAHLGHPWEADTIVLIRKQPNVYADISALYYRPWQFYNAMVLAQEYGVTHKLLFGSDYPFTTPASSFEALRRVNDLVEGTRLPRTSQTALDEIIHRDTLDLLGIDPC, encoded by the coding sequence ATGATCGTCGATTGCCACACGCACATCTGGGACTTCGACAAGCATCTCAGCCCGGAGTTCCTGGGAGACTCCACCCGCGCCAAGTCCGGCGGCGTCCAGATGGACTTCAGCCTCGACGATCACTACGCCGCGATGCGCCCCGTCGATCACGCGTTCGTCTTCGCCTTCAAAAGCACGACCCTCGGCGTTCACGTTCCCAACGAGTTCGTCGCCGACTACGTCTCGCGCGACCTGCGGCGGCTGAGCGGATTTGCCTGTGTCGATCCGACAGACCCCGACTGCGTCGGCGAACTGGAAGACGCCGTCCGTCTGCCCGGCATGCGCGGGCTAAAGCTCGCGCCCATCTACCAAGCCTTCGACCCGTTGGGGCCCGAAGCGGACGCCGTGTTCTCAGCCGCGAATCGGCTCGGGCTGCCCATCATCCTCCATCAGGGGACGACCTTCGTGACCCGGGGCCCGCTGAAGTGGGCGCACCCGGTTCTGCTGGAGGAGATCGCGCTTCGCTACCCGAACCTGAAGATGGTCATCGCCCACCTGGGGCATCCGTGGGAAGCGGACACCATCGTGCTGATCCGCAAGCAACCGAACGTCTACGCGGATATCTCGGCGCTCTACTATCGCCCGTGGCAGTTCTACAACGCGATGGTTCTGGCGCAGGAGTACGGTGTCACCCACAAGCTGCTGTTCGGCTCTGACTATCCGTTCACGACGCCGGCGAGCTCGTTCGAGGCGCTACGGCGCGTCAACGACCTCGTCGAGGGAACCCGCCTGCCGCGCACCTCTCAGACCGCGCTCGACGAGATCATCCACCGCGACACGCTCGACCTCTTGGGGATCGACCCATGCTGA